A window of Streptomyces sp. NBC_01241 genomic DNA:
TGGCCTGCTCCAGATACCGGCGTGCCTGACGCACCGACACCCCGTACCTACTCGCCAACGTGCGGGCGGCTGCGGCCACGGGCGCACCCGCCCCGACCAGATCCGCGGCGGCGTTGACCCGCCGGGCGTACTCGACGCTATCGACACGATCACCACGCACCATGTCACAAACCTACTACCCATTGTGACGCTCCTTACCCCTCCGCGCGAGGAAGGAGTTCCAAGCGCCGGTAGCCGAGCGTCACCTCGAAGCAGAAGTTGCCCATTGCGTTGGGGGCGTGATCAGCCCCGCGCTGATGAACGTGGCTCTGCACGGAATGGAGGAGGCCGCCGGGGTGCGGTATCACGCGAGCGGCATCCACGCCGGGAGCGTGATGCGCAAGAGCCCCGTGCTGGTGAGGTACGCAGACGATCTGGTGGCGATGTGCCACAGCCGTGAGCAGGCCGAGGAGGTCAAGCAGCGGCTCGCCGCCTGGCTGGAACCCAGAGGGCTCGCCTTCAACGAGGACAAGACGCGCATCGTGCGCCTCACCGAGGGCTTCTGCTTCCTGGGCTTCCACGTCCGGCTGTATCGCAACCGGAAACTGCTGATCAAACCCAGCAAGGCGTCCGTGAAACGGATCCGGAAACGGCTCGCCGCCGAGATGTGGGACCTGCGCGGGTCCAATGCCGAGGCGGTGATCAGGACCCTCAACCCGATCATCCGGGGCTGGTCCGCCTACTTCCGGATCGGGGTGTCCAGCAGGGTCTTCAGCTCGCTGGACTTCTACGTGTGGCAGCTCGCCTACAAGTGGGCCAAGCACGAACACGCGAACAAGCCAAAGGACTGGATCGTGCACCGCTACTTCGGAGAGTTCAACCCCCGCCGGGGTGACCGGTGGGTCTTCGGAGACCGCGGCAGCGGACGGTTCCTCACCAAGTTCGCGTGGACGAA
This region includes:
- a CDS encoding group II intron maturase-specific domain-containing protein → MISPALMNVALHGMEEAAGVRYHASGIHAGSVMRKSPVLVRYADDLVAMCHSREQAEEVKQRLAAWLEPRGLAFNEDKTRIVRLTEGFCFLGFHVRLYRNRKLLIKPSKASVKRIRKRLAAEMWDLRGSNAEAVIRTLNPIIRGWSAYFRIGVSSRVFSSLDFYVWQLAYKWAKHEHANKPKDWIVHRYFGEFNPRRGDRWVFGDRGSGRFLTKFAWTKIVRHQLVKFGASPDDPALTEYWARRRRKDVIPLIDKADWHLLNRQNGRCPLCGALLLHADHPPSSPIAWEQWLRATRKAISRKAIVITGPGTPDAPPAQLLHAHCRQRLVTATGKGPSLLPAREP